A single region of the Archangium lipolyticum genome encodes:
- a CDS encoding aromatic ring-hydroxylating oxygenase subunit alpha: MRNPHDSQNLALVTTPAVELEAEADLTRCGALKDFWYVACLSTELTSKKPLARTVFGTQLVLFRDERGRPAALRDRCLHRNARLSAGDVFHGRIGCPYHGWVYDASGAVVEVPSLGPQQCGEALDVQGHVRAGLKVRPCDLGKLRRFDTLEQDGLVYVFMGGDSSRARRPAFRVPYWGHPEWTVYFMVTRFPNGVTNLAENFMDVPHTVFVHEGWFRRAARKRVPATVKRFDGSVLVTYRQEQDTVTGLGRLFNPGGLPMVHTDHYFIPNVTRVDYMWGDRSGFAINSQITPIGPTDSLVYTAISYRLPYDLPRALVARALKPLVKWYTTQVILQDVDIMKVQREGLLNGPGGGVFSGTEADLLHADIEAYRRWLLEGGHGSGPGDEERDIVFWI, translated from the coding sequence ATGAGGAATCCGCACGACTCGCAGAACCTCGCGCTCGTCACCACCCCCGCCGTGGAACTCGAAGCCGAGGCCGACCTCACCCGCTGCGGTGCCCTCAAGGACTTCTGGTACGTCGCCTGCCTCTCCACCGAGCTCACTTCGAAGAAGCCGCTGGCGCGCACCGTGTTCGGCACCCAGCTCGTCCTCTTCCGTGACGAGCGCGGAAGGCCCGCGGCCCTGCGAGACCGCTGCCTGCACCGCAACGCGCGCCTGTCCGCCGGAGACGTGTTCCACGGCCGCATCGGCTGCCCGTATCACGGCTGGGTGTATGACGCGTCGGGAGCGGTGGTGGAGGTGCCCTCGCTCGGACCCCAGCAGTGCGGCGAGGCGCTGGACGTACAGGGGCACGTGCGGGCGGGCCTGAAGGTGCGCCCGTGTGACCTCGGGAAGCTGCGGCGCTTCGACACCCTGGAGCAGGACGGGCTCGTCTACGTCTTCATGGGCGGGGACTCCTCGCGCGCCCGCCGTCCCGCCTTCCGCGTGCCGTACTGGGGCCATCCCGAGTGGACCGTCTACTTCATGGTGACGCGCTTCCCCAACGGGGTGACGAACCTGGCGGAGAACTTCATGGACGTGCCGCACACGGTCTTCGTCCACGAGGGCTGGTTCCGCCGCGCGGCGCGCAAGCGGGTGCCCGCAACGGTGAAGCGCTTCGATGGCAGCGTGCTCGTCACCTACAGGCAGGAGCAGGACACCGTCACGGGGCTCGGACGCCTCTTCAATCCGGGCGGCCTGCCCATGGTCCACACGGACCACTACTTCATCCCCAACGTCACCCGCGTGGACTACATGTGGGGGGACCGCAGCGGCTTCGCCATCAACTCGCAGATAACGCCCATCGGTCCCACCGACAGCCTCGTCTACACGGCCATCAGCTACCGGCTCCCCTACGACCTGCCACGTGCGCTCGTGGCGCGGGCGCTCAAGCCACTGGTGAAGTGGTACACCACGCAGGTCATCCTCCAGGACGTGGACATCATGAAGGTGCAGCGCGAGGGGCTGCTCAACGGCCCCGGTGGCGGCGTCTTCTCCGGTACCGAGGCGGATCTGCTCCACGCGGACATCGAGGCCTATCGCCGCTGGCTGCTGGAGGGTGGGCATGGCTCCGGCCCTGGCGACGAGGAGCGCGACATCGTCTTCTGGATTTGA
- a CDS encoding GH3 auxin-responsive promoter family protein, with amino-acid sequence MSVLLDSLGKVLTSSRMLAGLMAAQSPSALLFRQSLSSPEQAQAECLSRVLRSVRDTNQAARVPGFPSIRTARELQDAVPVSTPDSVQADIEALKAGAPRVLTHEPVVRFEPSGGSSGASKYVPVTRGLLDEFHRALAPMLFDLLSSRPAVREGPSYWSISPIGRKKGRTAGGIPVGSVEDSAYFPRFLQPLLSRVFAVPGAVAHLPDVESCRYVTLWFLVACGDLALLSVWNPSFLTLLMDALERHGERLAEDLELGVCRPPVDPHPGPLPEGEGIDAVLSRMRFRPQPVRARLLRAALRSGLQGRMLWPRLSLLSMWTDAQAAHSVGPACHRFQGVEVQGKGLLATEGVVSLPLFDAPAPVLAIRSHFFEFLDPEHPDARPRLAHELERGRTYSVLLSTSGGLLRYRLGDLVRVEGFHHATPCVRFVGRADSVCDLVGEKLAATRVSTVLDAMLPTVLGGRRPSFAMVAPEWEAQAAPAYRLFLETDAPDVHLEEAARAIERALCEGYHYRYARELGQLGPLRAIRVTEGTRRYEARCIALGQRAGDIKPTDLHRQAGWTVWFSQRGTLRP; translated from the coding sequence ATGTCCGTGCTCCTGGACTCACTGGGAAAGGTGCTGACCTCGAGCCGGATGCTCGCGGGGCTGATGGCGGCACAATCCCCCTCGGCGCTGCTGTTCCGCCAATCACTTTCGAGTCCCGAGCAGGCGCAGGCCGAGTGCCTGTCCCGGGTGCTCCGGTCCGTACGGGACACGAATCAGGCCGCGCGAGTCCCCGGCTTCCCGAGCATCCGCACCGCGCGCGAGCTCCAGGACGCGGTACCCGTGTCCACACCGGACTCGGTGCAGGCGGACATCGAGGCGCTCAAGGCGGGAGCGCCGCGTGTCCTCACCCACGAGCCCGTGGTGCGCTTCGAGCCCTCTGGGGGCTCCTCTGGGGCCTCCAAGTACGTCCCCGTCACGCGGGGACTGCTCGACGAGTTCCACCGGGCGCTCGCGCCGATGTTGTTCGACCTGCTGTCCTCGCGCCCCGCCGTCCGCGAGGGCCCCAGCTACTGGTCCATCTCGCCCATCGGGCGCAAGAAGGGACGCACGGCGGGGGGCATTCCCGTGGGCAGCGTGGAGGACTCCGCGTACTTCCCGCGGTTCCTGCAACCGTTGCTCTCGCGCGTGTTCGCCGTGCCTGGAGCCGTGGCTCATCTGCCCGATGTGGAGTCTTGCAGGTATGTGACGCTGTGGTTCCTCGTGGCGTGTGGGGACCTGGCCCTCTTGAGCGTGTGGAACCCGAGCTTCCTCACGCTGTTGATGGACGCTCTGGAACGGCATGGGGAACGGTTGGCCGAGGATCTGGAGCTCGGGGTGTGCCGGCCTCCCGTAGACCCTCACCCTGGCCCTCTCCCAGAGGGAGAGGGGATTGACGCGGTGCTCTCGCGGATGCGGTTCAGGCCTCAGCCGGTTCGGGCTCGCTTGCTTCGGGCGGCGCTTCGCTCCGGACTTCAGGGACGCATGCTCTGGCCCCGGCTCTCCCTGCTCAGCATGTGGACCGATGCGCAGGCCGCTCATTCCGTCGGCCCCGCCTGCCACCGCTTCCAGGGCGTCGAGGTCCAGGGCAAGGGATTGCTCGCCACCGAGGGCGTCGTCTCCCTTCCGCTCTTCGACGCCCCCGCCCCCGTGCTCGCCATCCGCAGCCACTTCTTCGAGTTCCTCGACCCCGAGCACCCCGATGCGCGTCCCCGCCTCGCGCACGAGCTGGAGCGGGGACGGACCTACTCCGTGCTCCTCTCCACTTCCGGCGGACTGTTGCGCTACCGCCTCGGAGACCTCGTCCGGGTCGAGGGCTTCCACCACGCCACGCCCTGTGTCCGCTTCGTGGGCCGCGCGGATTCCGTGTGCGACCTCGTGGGCGAGAAGCTCGCCGCCACCCGCGTCTCCACCGTGCTCGATGCCATGCTGCCCACGGTGCTCGGCGGCCGGCGTCCGTCCTTCGCGATGGTGGCCCCCGAGTGGGAGGCCCAGGCCGCTCCGGCCTACCGGCTCTTCCTGGAGACCGATGCACCCGACGTGCACCTCGAGGAGGCCGCCCGTGCCATCGAGCGCGCCCTCTGCGAGGGCTACCACTACCGTTACGCCCGGGAGCTCGGCCAGCTCGGGCCCCTGCGTGCCATCCGCGTCACCGAGGGCACCCGCCGCTACGAGGCCCGGTGCATCGCGCTCGGCCAGCGCGCGGGCGACATCAAGCCCACGGACCTTCATCGACAGGCGGGGTGGACCGTGTGGTTCTCCCAGCGAGGAACGCTGCGCCCATGA
- a CDS encoding CRTAC1 family protein — MRAEQAATHPVPVGTVVHTAPRVERWGWVWPRWNDPRIPFAAILTLYGVLGFSFFGFNRSPWQMAAIVVSGSALDAGLGWLLRRERVVPLSGYISCCSLALLLNYSHSSWLLLLPVWLTIGSKYVLTFEGRHVFNPSMFGVATSLLLTRELITAAPAYQWANGEVALSAFIVMAALVLFFFRVGRTWLVLSFLGFYALQTGLRAYILRHHLPPEVLFLGTLGAPAFFIFTFYMITDPGTSPKTARAQVLLALALTLVDLVLHLKESVFTFFYAALTCATARFLFLHGRALWQRGPRAYFAGLFSPGPLKRLAAVGGVGAVMAAGYAFAVSPGALNRPLPFRMERLEAAHTGLGSTMGDVLTRVDPRVLHVSKWVLSVGDAVATGDFDGDGKLDLFLTNALKSEADRAALFRNLGDLRFERVKVPALEHIAASITTEGAAAGGTFVDYDGDGDQDLAIAVAWGPSKLLRNLLRETGSATFEDVTPRAGVGDHSVSMAVTMLDYDRDGHLDLFVANALTTHLPDYATPTPFNFFRLPPPEYPGDRRMLRFMHNGWHNADNGGLNVLYRGRGDGTFEKLDSVAMGLKETRWSLAVSTVDLNQDGWTDLYIANDFGPDEVYLNEQGRHFRRVVGKLFGEIGKDTYKGMNASVADFDRNGWLDVYVSNVHHSLQAEGSLLWMVSAGKEPFVPELKDEATFRGALNERRFGWGAAAGDLDNDGWPDIVQANGHLDDRLDHLYDSGRKDYWYVNHKLMQSGPEVHTYADKWGDIRGRTIYPNEARRAYLNLGDEDPGHFVDVARELGIDEPDNSRGVLLADLDDDGDLDAVITNQHGPVSVYRNSLREGAAKDAAHFVGLTLVGEGQRTSRSAVGTRVVVSYDEGGKHVEQVREVGLMGGLSASADPRLHFGLGRHAGPVTATLHWYGGEVQTVQLEADRYHVIQQPAVTAGLRGSR, encoded by the coding sequence ATGAGAGCTGAGCAGGCAGCGACACACCCGGTGCCGGTGGGCACCGTGGTGCACACGGCGCCCCGTGTCGAGCGCTGGGGTTGGGTGTGGCCCCGCTGGAACGACCCGCGCATCCCGTTCGCGGCCATCCTGACCTTGTATGGGGTGCTGGGCTTCTCCTTCTTCGGTTTCAACCGCAGTCCGTGGCAGATGGCGGCCATCGTGGTGAGCGGCAGCGCGCTGGACGCGGGGCTGGGCTGGCTGCTGCGGCGCGAGAGGGTGGTGCCCCTGAGCGGCTACATCTCCTGCTGCTCGCTGGCGCTGCTGCTCAACTACTCGCACTCGAGCTGGCTGCTGCTGCTGCCGGTGTGGCTCACCATCGGCTCGAAGTACGTGCTGACCTTCGAGGGCCGCCACGTCTTCAACCCGTCCATGTTCGGCGTGGCCACCTCGCTGCTGCTCACGCGCGAGCTGATAACGGCGGCGCCGGCCTACCAGTGGGCCAATGGAGAGGTGGCGCTCTCGGCGTTCATCGTCATGGCGGCGCTGGTGCTCTTCTTCTTCCGGGTGGGCCGCACGTGGCTGGTGCTGAGCTTCCTGGGCTTCTACGCGCTGCAGACGGGCCTGCGGGCGTACATCCTGCGCCACCACCTGCCGCCCGAGGTGCTCTTCCTGGGAACGCTCGGGGCGCCGGCCTTCTTCATCTTCACCTTCTACATGATTACGGACCCGGGCACGTCGCCGAAGACGGCCCGCGCGCAGGTGCTCCTGGCGCTGGCGCTCACGCTGGTGGACCTGGTGCTCCACCTCAAGGAGAGCGTGTTCACGTTCTTCTACGCGGCCCTCACGTGCGCGACGGCGCGCTTCCTCTTCCTGCACGGGCGCGCGTTGTGGCAACGCGGGCCTCGCGCGTACTTCGCGGGACTCTTCTCCCCGGGGCCGCTGAAGCGGCTGGCGGCGGTGGGAGGCGTCGGGGCGGTGATGGCCGCGGGCTACGCGTTCGCCGTGTCGCCCGGGGCGCTGAACCGTCCGCTGCCCTTCCGCATGGAGCGCCTGGAGGCCGCGCACACGGGGCTCGGCTCGACGATGGGGGACGTGCTGACGCGGGTGGATCCGCGCGTGCTGCACGTGTCCAAGTGGGTGCTGAGCGTGGGGGACGCGGTGGCCACCGGGGACTTCGATGGGGATGGGAAGCTGGACCTCTTCCTCACGAACGCGCTCAAGTCGGAGGCGGACCGGGCGGCCCTCTTCCGCAACCTGGGAGACCTGCGCTTCGAGCGCGTGAAGGTGCCGGCCCTGGAGCACATCGCCGCGAGCATCACCACCGAGGGCGCGGCCGCCGGTGGCACCTTCGTGGACTACGACGGCGACGGGGACCAGGACCTGGCCATCGCGGTGGCGTGGGGGCCCTCGAAGTTGCTGCGCAACCTGCTGCGCGAGACGGGCAGCGCCACCTTCGAGGACGTCACCCCGCGGGCCGGGGTGGGGGACCACTCGGTGAGCATGGCCGTCACGATGCTCGACTACGACCGGGATGGGCACCTGGATCTCTTCGTGGCCAACGCGCTCACCACGCACCTGCCGGACTACGCCACGCCGACGCCGTTCAACTTCTTCCGGCTGCCGCCACCCGAGTATCCCGGGGACCGGCGCATGCTCCGTTTCATGCACAACGGCTGGCACAACGCCGACAACGGTGGCCTCAACGTGCTCTACCGGGGACGGGGGGATGGCACCTTCGAGAAGCTGGATTCGGTGGCGATGGGGCTGAAGGAGACGCGCTGGTCGCTCGCCGTCAGCACGGTGGACCTGAACCAGGACGGGTGGACGGACCTCTACATCGCCAACGACTTCGGCCCGGACGAGGTCTACCTCAACGAGCAGGGCCGGCACTTCCGCCGCGTCGTGGGGAAGCTCTTCGGGGAGATTGGCAAGGACACGTACAAGGGGATGAACGCCTCGGTGGCGGACTTCGATCGCAACGGGTGGCTGGATGTGTACGTGTCCAACGTGCACCACTCGCTGCAGGCCGAGGGGAGCCTCTTGTGGATGGTGTCGGCGGGGAAGGAGCCGTTCGTCCCCGAGCTCAAGGACGAGGCGACGTTCCGCGGGGCGCTCAACGAGCGGCGCTTCGGGTGGGGCGCGGCGGCGGGGGATCTGGACAACGACGGGTGGCCCGACATCGTGCAGGCCAACGGCCACCTCGATGACCGGCTGGACCACCTGTATGACTCGGGCCGCAAGGACTACTGGTACGTCAACCACAAGCTGATGCAGTCCGGTCCCGAGGTCCACACGTACGCGGACAAGTGGGGCGACATCCGCGGGCGGACCATCTATCCGAACGAGGCCCGCCGCGCGTACCTGAACCTGGGGGACGAGGACCCGGGCCACTTCGTGGACGTGGCGAGGGAGCTGGGCATCGACGAGCCGGACAACTCGCGCGGCGTGCTGCTGGCGGACCTGGACGACGATGGAGACCTGGACGCCGTCATCACCAACCAGCACGGGCCGGTGTCCGTGTACCGCAACAGCTTGCGCGAGGGGGCGGCGAAGGACGCGGCGCACTTCGTGGGCCTGACGCTGGTGGGGGAGGGGCAGCGGACGAGCCGGAGCGCGGTGGGCACGCGCGTGGTCGTGTCCTACGACGAGGGGGGCAAGCACGTGGAGCAGGTGCGGGAGGTGGGGCTGATGGGAGGCCTCAGCGCCTCGGCGGATCCGCGCCTGCACTTCGGGCTCGGGAGGCACGCGGGCCCGGTGACGGCGACCCTCCATTGGTATGGCGGCGAGGTGCAGACCGTGCAGCTCGAGGCCGACCGCTACCACGTCATCCAGCAGCCCGCCGTCACCGCGGGCCTGCGGGGCAGCCGATAG
- a CDS encoding S8 family peptidase has translation MTRTLMLGLGLLLAPAAHASGVKVLEPRLPTIKPTLPELDEETPVQRLVVKFQEGTRVRLRGGRMQALGTERGEHEWRRMKRYGLSDGRVMADLTTAHSVVERIPRRGQLGRLFRETELTLADHKHRAEERTGKEMADLDLYYEVPLQGGVRAREVNALVMQLNSLDSVEIAYAEPMPEPAMVDFGAVVRDPRTELPPVPTTFLYDNQQGYLNAAPLGIDARYAWTVRGGGGEGVRIVDVEGAWNDKHEDLPRFFYAGGTEFDDAGWRDHGTAVLGVMVGARNGYGVTGIAHLARIGQQGVATQTVASAITHAAVAAGKGGIVLVELQARGPRANRHCTCNTAQCNYVPMEYWQANFDAIAQATANGVHVVEAAGNGGANLDSPVYRGAFDRSVRDSGAILVGASSATTRSPMCWTNHGSRVDVHAWGEKVVTLGFGDLSASSENQWYTARFSGTSSAAPIVVGAVASLQGAANAAGLGPIPPRTLRDLLRTTGTPQAPSTKRIGSQPNLREALPQLLAR, from the coding sequence GTGACTCGCACGCTCATGCTGGGCCTGGGTCTGCTCCTGGCCCCCGCCGCGCACGCCAGCGGCGTCAAGGTGCTGGAGCCGCGACTCCCCACCATCAAGCCCACCCTCCCCGAGCTCGACGAGGAGACGCCGGTCCAGCGACTGGTGGTGAAGTTCCAGGAAGGCACCCGGGTGCGCCTGCGCGGCGGACGGATGCAGGCGCTCGGCACGGAGCGGGGCGAGCACGAGTGGCGCCGCATGAAGCGCTACGGCCTGTCCGACGGACGGGTGATGGCCGATCTCACCACCGCCCACTCGGTGGTGGAGCGCATCCCGCGCCGGGGCCAGCTGGGACGGCTCTTCCGCGAGACCGAGCTGACGCTGGCCGACCACAAGCACAGGGCCGAGGAGCGCACCGGCAAGGAGATGGCGGACCTGGACCTCTACTACGAGGTGCCGCTGCAGGGCGGCGTGCGCGCCCGGGAGGTGAACGCCCTGGTGATGCAGCTCAACTCGCTGGACAGCGTGGAGATCGCCTACGCCGAGCCCATGCCCGAGCCGGCCATGGTGGACTTCGGCGCGGTCGTGCGCGACCCGCGGACCGAGCTCCCCCCGGTGCCCACCACATTCCTGTATGACAACCAGCAGGGCTACTTGAACGCGGCGCCCCTCGGCATCGACGCGCGCTACGCCTGGACGGTGCGGGGCGGCGGCGGCGAGGGTGTGAGGATCGTCGACGTGGAAGGTGCCTGGAACGACAAGCACGAGGATCTGCCCCGCTTCTTCTACGCGGGCGGCACCGAGTTCGACGACGCGGGCTGGCGCGACCACGGCACCGCGGTGCTGGGCGTGATGGTGGGCGCGCGCAACGGCTACGGCGTCACCGGCATCGCCCACCTGGCGCGGATCGGCCAGCAGGGCGTCGCCACCCAGACCGTCGCGAGCGCCATCACCCACGCGGCCGTCGCCGCGGGCAAGGGCGGCATCGTGCTGGTGGAGCTGCAGGCCCGGGGGCCTCGCGCCAACAGGCACTGCACCTGCAACACCGCCCAGTGCAACTACGTCCCCATGGAGTACTGGCAGGCCAACTTCGACGCCATCGCCCAGGCCACCGCCAACGGCGTGCACGTGGTGGAGGCCGCTGGTAACGGCGGCGCCAACCTGGACAGCCCCGTGTACCGCGGCGCCTTCGATCGCTCGGTGCGTGACTCGGGCGCCATCCTCGTGGGCGCCAGCTCCGCCACCACCCGCTCCCCCATGTGCTGGACCAACCACGGCAGCCGCGTGGACGTGCACGCCTGGGGCGAGAAGGTCGTGACGCTCGGCTTCGGAGACCTCTCCGCCTCCAGCGAGAACCAGTGGTACACGGCCAGGTTCAGCGGCACCTCCAGCGCCGCCCCCATCGTGGTGGGCGCGGTCGCCTCCCTCCAGGGCGCCGCCAACGCCGCCGGCCTGGGCCCCATCCCGCCTCGCACCCTGCGCGACCTGCTGCGCACCACCGGCACGCCGCAGGCCCCCAGCACGAAGCGGATCGGCTCCCAGCCCAACCTGCGCGAGGCCCTTCCCCAGCTCCTCGCGCGCTGA
- a CDS encoding STAS/SEC14 domain-containing protein, which translates to MYRLDVDRQEALIEFALDGLIRKDEMERFVEELRDATQQLMGRDIKIKADLRTFRPSAPEVAEMIRAVQEFGLRAGVKRVAEMVESQVVALQLNRVARESGTDKILRRFADDSAALRWLVYGEEEALSA; encoded by the coding sequence GTGTACAGGCTCGACGTCGACAGGCAGGAAGCGCTCATCGAATTCGCCCTGGACGGCCTCATTCGCAAGGACGAGATGGAGAGGTTCGTGGAGGAGCTGCGGGACGCGACCCAGCAACTGATGGGGCGGGACATCAAGATCAAGGCGGACCTGCGCACCTTCCGGCCCTCCGCGCCGGAGGTGGCGGAGATGATCCGCGCGGTGCAGGAGTTCGGTCTTCGCGCCGGGGTGAAGCGGGTGGCGGAGATGGTGGAGAGCCAGGTCGTTGCCCTGCAACTCAACCGGGTGGCCCGCGAGAGCGGCACGGACAAGATCCTCCGCCGGTTCGCCGATGACAGCGCGGCACTGCGCTGGCTCGTCTACGGAGAAGAGGAGGCGCTCTCCGCCTGA
- a CDS encoding CinA family protein, with product MNLAPGLEERARRVLEVCRSAGVRLALAEASTGGLIAACLTDIPGASAVLERGFVPYSNEAKTEQLGVPVERMVAHGAVSEEVARALAEGALARSPADLALGETGIAGPTGGSVAKPVGLVYLAVARRGRPTRCERHVFPGDRAAIRRASAARGLELLLTLLEGD from the coding sequence GTGAACCTGGCGCCCGGATTGGAGGAGCGGGCCCGGCGGGTGCTGGAGGTGTGCCGGAGCGCCGGGGTGCGGCTGGCCCTGGCCGAGGCCAGCACGGGCGGATTGATCGCCGCCTGTCTCACGGACATCCCGGGAGCCTCGGCCGTGCTGGAGCGCGGCTTCGTCCCCTATTCGAACGAGGCCAAGACGGAGCAGCTGGGAGTGCCGGTGGAGCGGATGGTCGCCCATGGGGCCGTCAGCGAAGAGGTGGCGCGTGCGCTCGCGGAAGGGGCGCTGGCCCGCTCTCCGGCGGACCTCGCCCTGGGCGAGACGGGCATCGCCGGCCCCACGGGCGGTTCGGTGGCCAAGCCCGTGGGACTCGTCTATCTCGCCGTCGCACGGCGGGGCCGCCCCACCCGCTGCGAGCGCCATGTCTTTCCCGGTGACCGCGCGGCGATCCGCCGTGCCTCGGCGGCCCGTGGCTTGGAGCTGCTGCTTACCCTGCTGGAGGGGGACTGA
- a CDS encoding GRAS family protein yields MRILDDGQVGGCKEGDVRSEKFSLLTRALEELQEGQLSSARRSLGALTRLLDVEGVAEDMQYFLFATALARRVGIGDVRQMNLYLRRFELPQIALFNLLGERLPLVSLARDIANDWLCELLAGHEEATLFDVGLGTGRQEVALLRKLKATGAAPRRLTLVGLDPDGDSLAQAETVLTATARELGFELRFRSIPKVVEALGEGEWNALRDCPGPRVVHAAFALHHIAADADRQELFHRLRALEPAGVVLCEPNSDHFTDSLSQRFHNVWRHLFFVFSLVDELGLPRQERNGIKLFFGRELEDILGVVEDAQRYERHERTETWLGRLRGAGFFPEGRARGLEGTARHPALAIREAPGVVGLGYQEETIVSLLRAVPGTAA; encoded by the coding sequence ATGAGAATCCTTGACGATGGTCAGGTGGGGGGATGCAAGGAGGGAGACGTGCGCTCGGAGAAATTCTCGCTGCTCACGCGGGCTCTTGAGGAGCTCCAGGAAGGGCAGCTGTCCTCGGCGCGGCGCTCGTTGGGGGCGCTCACGAGGCTGTTGGACGTCGAGGGAGTCGCCGAGGACATGCAGTACTTCCTCTTCGCCACGGCGCTGGCCCGGAGGGTGGGCATCGGCGACGTGCGGCAGATGAACCTCTACCTGCGGCGCTTCGAGCTGCCGCAGATCGCCCTCTTCAACCTGCTGGGAGAGCGGCTGCCGTTGGTGTCCCTGGCGAGGGACATCGCGAACGACTGGCTGTGCGAGCTGCTCGCGGGCCACGAGGAGGCCACGCTGTTCGACGTGGGCCTGGGGACGGGGCGGCAGGAGGTGGCGCTGCTGCGGAAGCTGAAGGCGACCGGCGCCGCGCCCCGGCGGCTCACCCTGGTGGGGTTGGATCCGGACGGGGACAGCCTGGCCCAGGCGGAGACGGTCCTCACGGCCACCGCCCGGGAGCTGGGCTTCGAGCTGCGCTTCCGGAGCATCCCCAAGGTGGTGGAGGCGCTCGGCGAGGGGGAGTGGAATGCCCTGCGGGACTGCCCCGGGCCGCGCGTGGTGCACGCGGCCTTCGCCCTCCACCACATCGCCGCCGATGCGGATCGCCAGGAGCTCTTCCACCGGCTGCGCGCGCTGGAGCCCGCGGGCGTGGTGTTGTGCGAGCCGAACTCGGACCACTTCACCGACTCGCTGAGCCAGCGCTTCCACAACGTGTGGCGCCACCTCTTCTTCGTCTTCTCGCTGGTGGACGAGCTGGGCCTGCCACGGCAGGAGCGCAACGGCATCAAGCTCTTCTTCGGCCGCGAGCTGGAGGACATCCTCGGCGTGGTGGAGGACGCCCAGCGTTACGAGCGCCACGAGCGCACGGAGACCTGGCTGGGGCGGTTGCGCGGCGCGGGCTTCTTCCCGGAGGGGCGGGCCCGGGGGCTGGAGGGGACCGCGCGGCACCCCGCGCTCGCCATCCGCGAGGCGCCGGGCGTCGTGGGCCTGGGCTATCAGGAGGAGACCATCGTGTCCCTGCTGCGCGCGGTACCCGGGACGGCGGCGTGA
- a CDS encoding DUF3185 family protein: MGIVRILGFMLVVAGTVFLVSAYRATGSLSERAMETLTGRYTERTQRDLAIGGAGVVGGILLIAFGGRRRR; encoded by the coding sequence GTGGGGATCGTCCGCATCCTGGGATTCATGCTCGTCGTCGCCGGCACCGTGTTCCTGGTGAGCGCCTACCGCGCCACCGGCTCGCTCTCGGAGCGCGCCATGGAGACCCTCACCGGTCGCTACACCGAGCGCACCCAGCGCGACCTGGCCATCGGTGGCGCGGGGGTGGTGGGTGGCATCCTGCTCATCGCCTTTGGCGGGCGCCGCCGTCGTTGA